The Alnus glutinosa chromosome 1, dhAlnGlut1.1, whole genome shotgun sequence region CTCCTCAATCCCTCCAACCATGTAAAATGAATGTTCTGAAAGGTCATCATATTTTCCATCCAACACTCCCTGTCAACCAGACAACAACAAAAACTCCGATGAGTGAAGATCACGGATGGTGTTACCAATTGATTGCGGAAATATATTGTGCCATATGAATGCCCCCACATGTAGGGTTgctatttgtttaattaaaataaataaataaaagattgatagatcaaaaaaaattatgaaaaactGTTTCGCTCCACAACTAAAATCCTTTAATACATTCAGATCCTAAAGACTCAATTGGCATaatcatcaatatatatatatatatatagacaataGACCCTTTTTAGATGGATAGTCTAGACATAAAGACATGAACTTTCCCAAACTTCATAATCAGCCATGCAAACTATAATTGGAGCTATAAGATATGTTATCAAGGATACAGTTCCAGGATTATTCTCCATCATTTGAAGTAAGAAAGAGGGTGAGGGAAGTACCTGGAAGCTGTTAATGCTCTCTTTCAAATCCACGTATTTGCCAGGTGCACCAGTGAACACTTCAGCAACATGGAAAGGCTGGCTCAAGAACTTCTGAATTTTACGTGCACGGGCAACAGTCATCTTGTCATCTTCACTGAGCTCATCCATTCCCAAAATAGCAATGATATCTTGCAGATTCTTGTAGTTCTGAAGAACCTTCTGTACCCCACGAGCGGTATTGTAGTGTTCCTCACCCAAAATGTGAGGAGAGAGCATACGAGATGTAGAATCTAGAGGATCAACAGCAGGATAGATACCAAGCTCGGAGATCTGTTCACATTAGAAAGACAAAGAAGTAATAAGACAATATCATAGGCAATAAGGATTCCATAAGAACCTTTAGTAATTCATGAAACATGGACACACCGATCGCGACAGCACAGTTGTGGCGTCCAAGTGAGCAAAGGTTGTAGCAGGAGCTGGATCTGTCAAGTCATCAGCAGGCACATAGATAGCTTGGACAGAGGTAATGGAACCTTTCTTGGTGGTTGTAATACGCTCTTGAAGGCCTCCAAGATCCGTAGCCAAAGTTGGCTGGTAACCAACAGCAGATGGAATACGCCCAAGCAAAGCAGACACCTCAGAGTTAGCCTGCAGGATGCACCAGAAAGAACGAAGAGGATGGCAACATTAGCAAGATGAATTGCATGATGTAAGGTAATTCTTAGGGGAGGAAAAAGGTTCCTTGACAATTAAGCTTACTTGGGTAAAGCGGAAAATGTTGTCAATGAAGAGAAGCACGTCCTGCCCCTCGGCATCACGGAAATGTTCAGCCACAGTCAGACCAGTAAGACCAACACGAGCACGAGCACCAGGGGGCTCATTCATTTGACCATAGACAAGAGCACATTTGCTCTCAGCCTGAAGATGGATATAATGGAGTTCAAAtatagaatgaaaaataaaattcaaagaatAATGTTTGAGGGACAGGAAACAAAATTAAGAAACATGTGAACTGCATTCTATTAACCTGCTTTTCACCAAGCTTAATGACACCACTCTCAATCATTTCCCTGTATAAGTCATTGCCTTCTCGAGTGCGTTCTCCAACACCAGCAAACACAGAGAAACCACCTATCAAAGAGTACAGGTACAggtcaatttaaaaaaaaaaaatcaattagcAAACACAGCCTGACATGTGtatttgagtaaaaccaacCATGAGCTTTGGCAACATTGTTGATAAGTTCCATGATAAGCACCGTTTTTCCTACACCAGCACCTCCAAACAGCCCAATCTTACCACCTCTTTGGTATGGTGCAAGAAGATCAACAAccttaagattaaaaaaataaacaaataaataacacaagcaAATTTTGTGACTGTTATTGCATCACTGTTATCACATCACACTTAATCCAACTCTAAAAATACACAAGAATCCAGGTTCTAGAGTAGAAGTGGGGAGAGACAATACCTTAATTCCAGTAACAAGGATTTGTTGTTCAGTTGCCTGCTCAACAAATGATGGAGCTTCTCTATGGATGGGTAAATAGTGATCGGTTTCTGTTGAAGTATTTTCCCaacgaaattttcagaaaatttaCATCACAATGGAAACAAACAACCAACAACTGATAAACTAATCGACAATGgaatatttataaatttcttactGAGTTCGCCCTTCTCGTCAATAGGTTCTCCAATAACATTCATGATACGGCCAAGAGTAACTCTACCAACAGGAACCTAAAGGGCATATGATGAGCAAATCAGGCAATGGAAATAAAAAGTTATCAAAGTGACCCAAAAGAAACTtaataaaaaagacaaacaaacaaaatgtgGATAATCAAAGAACAGACTGCAAAATTTTGAACGAAAACAAATCAGAAAACAGATACTACCAACAAAATCAGAACACCTATAAAAAGCAACATCCTATTATTCCAAAACCAATGTGAATATCCTTGCGTAAGCTCCGTAAAGTGACAGGGAACTGGTGGAATTCCATAGGCTAACATTCATTATAATAGCAGAATATTAATACGCAATACACATGAGCAAAGTTTGAAATGGAGTAAGTCAAAAAACGTTAACTGTTAACAGCAATCAGAATCACTATTGCACGAATACCACTTAAAAATTAATGCACCATATAAAACCCTTGATCCATATCACAAGAATAACTCCAACACCCATTTCCCATTACAAAGACTGGAAAAATAATCCTCCTTTTGGTTGCTGATAAAACAGATGAGAAAACCAATAAAAGTTAAAACATTTTATGTTTTCTGTTCCAACAGAACAAAATGTTCGTTTCGGAATCGTTGACCGAACGGTTAATAATTTGGGAAGTCTTAAACGATCGAAAATATAAGTTTTGCTTTCCCACATTTTCTCAgcacaaaaggaaaaacaacacCAAGATCAGCAAGACACAGCAGCATATGTTGCTACAGATCACAAGAACGACCAAAGGTAAGCTCATTTCCAAGAATATAAGCCAAAATCCCCAACATTTCTCACCAAATCTCGTCAAATAAAACCATCAGCTCAAGAAAGCCAAAGAAACGAAACTCACGGTGATAGGAGAACCGGTGTTGAGAACGCGCTGCCCTCTGACCAACCCTTCGGTCCCGTCCATAGCAATGGTACGGACCATGTTCTCCCCCAAGTGCTGCGCCACCTCCAGCACTAGCCGGATCGAGTTGTCCAGCACCTCCAGCGCCGTCAGGATCGGCGGCAGCCCTTCCGCGAACCTCACGTCCACTACGGCACCGATCACCTGGCACACCTGTCCGATCGAACCCGCTCCAGTGAACTCGTCTGTGATCTTCCCGCTCCTCCCAGCTTCCTTCGGCGAAGCCGACGGGGCCGGCGGGGATGCCGCAGCGGCTGAAGTCGCGTACTGGGTCACGCGCGTCAGGAGGTAGCCGTACGGTGAAGCTCGGCTTATGGGCGACGGGGACGCGAGCCTAGGGCTAGGGCTTGAGATCGGCGATCTGGAAGAAGATCGCCGCGCGGACGATCGGATCAGCGAGGATAAGAGTCTCCGAGAAGACATTCTGATAGAGCTTcagagaacgagagagagagagagagagagagagagaggctaggGTTTGTGGACTCTGGCTGTTCGATTATATGTACAGCTATAGTGGCTAAAATGGGAATattcgtttttttctttttttttctttatgtttttttcttgtGTCATTTCCTTTTACCGTTTTGATGTTGCCAATGTGGGGGAACCTGCGCCGGGTCCGGCGTGTACTTCTCAAACCTGAGACTGAAGAGGAAACGATGTCGTTTGAGCCTTGAGTTTCCAAAATTTGCTGGTGATCCCCCTGCCAAAATAATGCGTCCTGTGCTTGATAAAtgatcattcaaaaaaaattaactgcTAAAAGACTTTTATACCCTCTGATGTTCACTCCACTAAAAGTAGGTAGCATGAACGATGAGTCAAACGTGTTTGGGAATTGGGGCCAAGTCATAAAAGCCCAAAAGCCTTGTCcatggaaaatgaaaaaaaatattggggaaaataaaatgaaattctcatatttgtctaattttatttttatttttttaaagggattTGTCTAATTTGTTATCTAAAAGTCtttaaattcataaatttaaaaatagcgacaAATAATTCttagagaaaaatattaatatccTCGAGTGAGATTTAACTAGGAGCGTATTTTATGGAaatgaacaaaaatattaagatagtttttggagaaatgattcctacactcatttctcacaacagccccacaacaagctgacgtggctggtaatattttattatttaaaaaataataaaatattaccagccacgtcagcttgttgtgggactgttgtgaaaaataagtgtagggatcatttctctaatttttgagagtttttcatacatttaaaaaagaaagtgcGGTTTAAAAAGTCTGTGGCTAATGGCCTAATGCTCTAATATAAAACACAATATAAATAACTTATTTGCTAGATATTAATTCCTTTCTATGGATATAATGTCAAatgagaaatgaaaattttgtattttttttaagagtgaaTATGATCCTAATAAGGCCACCTGGCATTGACTTTTCTACCCGGAGTCACTCAATCCCAGTTTGGGCCAGGCTTTAGGCTGATATGGGATCAACTATGACCATTCTATGTAAGATTATTGGTCTTTTTACAGTCCACTAGAGGTTCACTTGGTCAATAGGCACCCACCCGGTGACCCGGAAATggatgttttcaattttatttgaaatggagagaagcCGGTTAGCTTATTTTAGAGGGGTAAaatggtcattttattttttataccatttTACccattttaaaataacaaaccGACTCATATCCATTTCATTTGGAATTGAGTAATCTGACTAACATTCTTCAAGTAGAAATAACATAGGCCTTGCATTCCTTCAAGCATGCTTAACATAATCCAAATGTTTcaaagttttatttgttttccatttttttttaatgaataaaatgcaTCAAATTAAGTTTAATCCTATTAGTTGAAGCAAGATGGTGATTTTTATTGTTATGTGAAGATCTGCATGATATGGGTATACGACCATGGGTAGTGTGCTTGTGAAGAGCTTTAACAAAGAAatgatgaaagaaaacatagacaTATTTGACTAGAACCTAAGCCTAGAGGAGTCTGATTAAGCCCCTTTCAAGTCCCCTCCATAGTTCTGGGATGGAGAGGTTTCTtaagtgttttgatcatttcaaCCCTATTTGTAAAAATGTTCTGATATGacataaacttaaaaataattttgagtgttttgtattttgaagtGTGTTACGTAGCCAATGGAGTGCAAAGATAGAGataatttctattttcattAGGATTACGATAATAAAGAATCAAGAGATTGCATGTATCTCTAAGTAGTATTAGTTTACTTTATTAGTTCAATCGATGACTTGTAGGGCTATAAAGCCTATTGTTTGTAGAATAAACATAATCAAAGAAGTTAATTATTCTACTCTTATAGTTGTTTTAGGAGGTTTAAAGTTCCTCGTATGAGTTGAATTACCTTAAAATTATCCGTTATTAACCTATTCGCTTGAACCATAGTTATTAATCTAGTCCTGTTT contains the following coding sequences:
- the LOC133852367 gene encoding ATP synthase subunit beta, mitochondrial — its product is MSSRRLLSSLIRSSARRSSSRSPISSPSPRLASPSPISRASPYGYLLTRVTQYATSAAAASPPAPSASPKEAGRSGKITDEFTGAGSIGQVCQVIGAVVDVRFAEGLPPILTALEVLDNSIRLVLEVAQHLGENMVRTIAMDGTEGLVRGQRVLNTGSPITVPVGRVTLGRIMNVIGEPIDEKGELKTDHYLPIHREAPSFVEQATEQQILVTGIKVVDLLAPYQRGGKIGLFGGAGVGKTVLIMELINNVAKAHGGFSVFAGVGERTREGNDLYREMIESGVIKLGEKQAESKCALVYGQMNEPPGARARVGLTGLTVAEHFRDAEGQDVLLFIDNIFRFTQANSEVSALLGRIPSAVGYQPTLATDLGGLQERITTTKKGSITSVQAIYVPADDLTDPAPATTFAHLDATTVLSRSISELGIYPAVDPLDSTSRMLSPHILGEEHYNTARGVQKVLQNYKNLQDIIAILGMDELSEDDKMTVARARKIQKFLSQPFHVAEVFTGAPGKYVDLKESINSFQGVLDGKYDDLSEHSFYMVGGIEEVIAKAEKIAKESAA